One window of the Tachypleus tridentatus isolate NWPU-2018 chromosome 10, ASM421037v1, whole genome shotgun sequence genome contains the following:
- the LOC143230858 gene encoding uncharacterized protein LOC143230858 isoform X3 has product MMSIDSTVNTTMHFTTTALPDATVFHDDATKFNLPFPKPTVSLDARPIVIPIVSCVISFPLLAFAIICALKHRAQRHRRREHIRRLKAGVRAVTLEIPGFRERPFLSRESSSDISPKTGNKSEIESESPSGIIFSRRATKNTHHQVKFLTTSAVLHVPRRTSHNGRLKRGLKAEVTFREEPSFIENSAEFSEELREMTYR; this is encoded by the exons ATGATGTCCATCGACTCCACTGTAAACACAACAATGCATTTCACCACTACTGCTCTACCCGACGCTACAGTATTTCATGACGATGCAACTAAGTTCAACCTACCTTTCCCTAAACCAACAG tttccCTCGATGCTCGTCCCATTGTGATTCCTATTGTGTCTTGTGTTATCAGTTTTCCACTGCTAGCTTTTGCTATAATTTGTGCTCTTAAACACAGAGCTCAGCGTCACCGAAGACGTGAGCATATTAGACGACTAAAAGCAGG AGTGCGAGCAGTGACATTGGAAATTCCAGGATTTCGAGAAAGACCTTTTTTATCTCGTGAGTCATCATCTGATATTAGCCCTAAGACGGGGAACAAATCTGAAATAGAGTCGGAGTCGCCTTCTGGAATAATATTCTCAAGACGTGCTACCAAAAATACTCACCACCAGGTCAAATTTTTGACTACTTCCGCTGTTTTACACGTACCTCGAAGGACCAGTCACAATGGACGTTTGAAACGAGGCCTAAAAGCGGAAGTGACGTTTAGAGAAGAACCTTCTTTCATTGAAAATTCTGCTGAGTTTAGCGAAGAGTTAAGAGAGATGACGTACAGatag
- the LOC143230857 gene encoding uncharacterized protein LOC143230857, translating to MKPLLIVSHFDVRNYRPKFKKKSSTFHSRVPLLSTAECLYFPQPSTSTFHSRVPLLSTVEYLYFPQPSTSTFHSRVPLLSTAEYLYFPQPSTSTFHSRVPLLSTAECLYFPQSSTSTFPSQYLYFPQPSASTFHSRVPLLSTAECLYFPQSSTSTFHSRVPLLSPVEYLYFPQPVPLLSPAEYLYFPQSSTSTFPSRVPLLSPAEYLYFPLLLKISPPTTTNPNRNSLQILTFFLMEYKQYLMLRL from the exons ATGAAACCACTGTTAATTGTTTCTCATTTCGATGTTCGAAACTATAGACCAAAATTCAAG aaaaagagCTCTACTTTCCACAGCCGAGTGCCTCTACTTTCCACAGCCGAGTGCCTCTACTTTCCACAGCCGAGTACCTCTACTTTCCACAGCCGAGTACCTCTACTTTCCACAGTCGAGTACCTCTACTTTCCCCAGCCGAGTACCTCTACTTTCCACAGTCGAGTACCTCTACTTTCCACAGCCGAGTACCTCTACTTTCCACAGCCGAGTACCTCTACTTTCCACAGCCGAGTACCTCTACTTTCCACAGCCGAGTGCCTCTACTTTCCCCAGTCGAGTACCTCTACTTTCCCCAGCCAGTACCTCTACTTTCCACAGCCGAGTGCCTCTACTTTCCACAGCCGAGTGCCTCTACTTTCCACAGCCGAGTGCCTCTACTTTCCCCAGTCGAGTACCTCTACTTTCCACAGCCGAGTGCCTCTACTTTCCCCAGTCGAGTACCTCTACTTTCCCCAGCCAGTACCTCTACTTTCCCCAGCCGAGTACCTCTACTTTCCCCAGTCGAGTACCTCTACTTTCCCCAGTCGAGTACCTCTACTTTCCCCAGCCGAGTACCTCTACTTTCCATTGTTATTGAAAATTTCACCACCGACAACAACCAATCCAAACCGCAACTCTTTGCAAATTCTCACATTTTTCTTAATGGAATATAAGCAGTATTTGATGCTTCGTCTTTAA